From one Deltaproteobacteria bacterium genomic stretch:
- a CDS encoding fumarate hydratase encodes MLSQEAIARTVTALWKSNQYDLPEDFKSFLQEQHDKETSEFGKAHLKANLDAVATASARNMPFCADTGLLTYYVGLGTDMIGEIEGGYQALERTLREVSAGVTSEIPLRPNAVHPITRHNPNTNQGPGCPDIKVRVVPDADYLEITNVAVGGGPELVGSKFTVLPPTAGEKGVRKFVVESTINLVRLGATCSPNLVGVGLGGTFETCTRMAKEAAILRPVGDRNPDPELARLENQLMDDVLRLKLGPMGMGGATSAFDVHLEMAYCHMATLPVAVYLQCAAMRRTTVRMYADGRVESRPLSSWMERQ; translated from the coding sequence ATGCTGAGCCAGGAAGCCATCGCGCGCACCGTCACCGCGTTGTGGAAGAGCAATCAGTACGACCTGCCCGAGGATTTCAAGTCTTTTCTGCAGGAGCAGCACGACAAGGAGACCAGCGAGTTCGGAAAGGCGCACCTCAAGGCGAACCTGGACGCGGTGGCCACCGCCTCGGCACGAAACATGCCGTTTTGCGCGGACACGGGCCTGCTGACCTACTACGTCGGCCTGGGTACGGACATGATCGGCGAGATCGAAGGCGGCTACCAGGCTCTGGAGCGGACGCTTCGCGAGGTGAGCGCCGGGGTGACATCGGAAATTCCGCTGCGGCCCAACGCGGTCCACCCCATCACGCGCCACAACCCCAATACCAACCAGGGTCCCGGCTGCCCGGACATCAAGGTGCGCGTGGTGCCCGACGCCGACTACCTGGAGATCACCAACGTGGCCGTGGGCGGCGGCCCCGAGCTGGTGGGCAGCAAGTTCACGGTGCTGCCGCCCACGGCGGGCGAAAAGGGCGTGCGCAAGTTCGTGGTGGAGTCCACCATCAACCTCGTGCGCCTGGGCGCAACCTGCTCGCCCAACCTCGTGGGCGTGGGACTCGGCGGCACCTTCGAGACCTGCACGCGCATGGCCAAGGAGGCCGCGATCCTGCGCCCCGTGGGGGACCGCAACCCCGACCCCGAGCTGGCGCGACTGGAAAACCAGCTCATGGACGACGTCCTGAGGCTCAAGCTGGGCCCCATGGGCATGGGCGGCGCCACCTCGGCCTTCGACGTGCACCTGGAGATGGCCTACTGCCACATGGCGACGCTGCCCGTGGCGGTCTACCTCCAGTGCGCCGCCATGCGCCGCACCACCGTCCGCATGTACGCCGACGGCCGGGTCGAGAGCCGGCCCCTGTCGAGCTGGATGGAGCGGCAGTGA